The genome window TCAAGGCGAAAGCTGCTGGGGTGTTGCTAATTGGGGATGCGGCAGGTATTTTTGCCGATCGGCTCGAACAAGCAAATTACAACGCTTGGGAAATAGTCGAAACAATGGAACGAGCCATCCCGCGAGCAGCAGAATTAGGCAAACAAAATCATGCTAAAGTAGTGCTGCTTTCCCCAGCCTGTGCTAGCTTCGATCAATACCAAAACTTCGAGCAACGGGGCGATCATTTCCGCCAATTATGCCTCGAATCCCTAGTTTAGATATGTCATTGTTCGCTGTGTAAAAATTAAGATTGTTCTACACAGCGAACACTAACAAAATTAAATCTGCGTTCATCTGCGTCTATCGGCTTACATCTGCGGTTAAAAATTAAAACCTCTGATTTTGCCCAATCTACTTTAACTAACAGTCTTCCAAACAGTCTTAATTCTATCCTGTTGTTCCCATTCTAGAGCCTGAAAAACTATCATTATTTCCTCATGAGTATAATCAATAATGATTGCCGCCAAATGAGCAGCGGTTTCCGCTTCCAGCATGGCTGTTTTTAACTTTGCCATTGCCTCTTGATCCATTACCACTAAACTTTGAATATTGACCTCACTTTCCTTTTAATTTTCTCTGCAAATGCCTTTTAATTGGCTCTGAAAATCAGCAATCTGAGCAGCACTTATTGTATCAGAATGCGACGACGATATTTTAAATTCTTGCCTGCAAAGCTGAGAGCGCAATTTTTCATCAATCTCCAGAATCCGGTCTTCGGAAGCGACATTTTTTTGCAACAAAGTTGCGATTTCCCTTTCCAGTTGGCGATTTCCTTGCTCAAAGAAATCTTGAGAGTTAGAACGAAACAAACCGCTATTGACTTGCTGAATTTGGCTAGGTGTCAGCGATTGAGCCGAGACAGCAGCCGGAAATCCCAAAAATGCTGCTAGCCACCAGCTAGAAATTATCTGTTTGAGAATGCTGTTCATCACTGTCGGGAGGATTTTGTACCTCAGTTGGTTTCTCGTCTTCTGACTCGCTTGCTAATTCATCTTCTCGTTCAAGTTTTTCTTGCCACTCGACAAGCTGCTGAAAAAGTTTCGGGTTAATTTCAAATACGGGTTTGTTGGTTTCTGACATATTTACTCCTAACATTTATGACATTTAACCGGTTTCCGGGCTCGGCTTGCGAACCGCTGTCCAGAGGATATGCCTCGTTTTTTCAGCAGGAAAATTGGAGGCATATCCTCCGGATTTGCGTTAGCAGGCAGAGCTTGGAAACGAGTAGAAAAACAATTATCTCGATCGCAAGCTACGCTCAAACCTTCAGCAGCGACATAATTATGCCAGTTAAAGACCCACCAAGTAAAGCTAAAGTAGCTAAGGTACTAATGCCAAACCCTGCCGCTCTTTTTTCGGCAGCTTGATAGTAACCCCAAGCAAACAAAATGCGTCCAATTATCCAAACTGCGCCGATACCGGCGCCCCAAATTGGGCTGATAAATTGCGAGAACAGCCACAGCGAGGGCAAAAATAGAATCATTTGCTCTAAGGTATTTTGCTGAACTCGCACCACTCGCTCAAAGTCTGGGTTTCCTGTCATCTGCGGGGGAGAAACTTTGTATTTGAATCTC of Oscillatoria nigro-viridis PCC 7112 contains these proteins:
- a CDS encoding MAPEG family protein, translated to MLAEANATLWPSLITVSALILYFVVTINVGRARFKYKVSPPQMTGNPDFERVVRVQQNTLEQMILFLPSLWLFSQFISPIWGAGIGAVWIIGRILFAWGYYQAAEKRAAGFGISTLATLALLGGSLTGIIMSLLKV